DNA sequence from the Tachysurus fulvidraco isolate hzauxx_2018 chromosome 1, HZAU_PFXX_2.0, whole genome shotgun sequence genome:
TGTGGTGCGGTACTCCAGAGCAAACTCACTAATGATCTTACAGAAATGAGTTATCTTGATGTCCCGGACTGTGTAGGAAGGCTGTCCCAGGTACAAGAGGAATGAGTGGAACctgtgagaatgagagagtgagtgaatgagtgaaagaCGTGGAATCAAACGTGACGGTAAATGGAGGACACGTTCAGTGTAGTGAGGAAATGTGTGTCTGGTCACCTGTTGATGATGCGTCTGTGCACCACTTTAAGAATGATGATCCTCTCTGTGCAGTCTTTGAGGAACTCGGTCATTTTGCTCTTTTGCTGGGATTTGGTCTCGTGCTTGGCCATTATCTTCAGATTGTCCCAGGACATCTTGCACTTCCTCTCCAGCTGAACCAAATTGTCTGACAGCTGCTCAAAGTCCACCTAGAAGAAAataagtgaattaaaaaaaaaaatcatgaacacAGGCATGACTCATGAAATCGATTTTTCCgtatatgaattatttatttatttaggttttaaACTGAAGATATTTGCTTCACAACACTGGACAGATTCCAGATGTCCAATAAATAGACGACAAACTAAatgttttaatacattatatatagacttcttgctaaaaaaaaaatttggttgCCACGACAAGACCTACTTTGGCGGATCGGGTGATGGCAGAGATTTCCGAATAGACGTCTGATGTGTCTGGGAATTTCTCAACCACAAAGTTACAGCAGTGATGCAGCAGGGACTGTCGATGTACAGTATCCTTCACCTCGGTTACTTTCTCTAGATAACTCAGCTCAAATCCTTTCACCTGGAGAGGAGATCGaggaaaaatgtgtgtgataGGATAGTGAAAGGTCACATAAATTGTAATACACGGTCGACTCAAATTAATGCCACTAATAATTAGACACCAGCTGCACAAGAACTCAGAATTTCAACTTGAACTTCACAAGGTCCTTCATTTAGGCCATCGACTACTAGCCTACATATAGCATCTGTAACTACATCCATCTAAAATTAAGCTATCGTACACCTGAACCAGGCCGGCGATGCAGAGAGCTGTGACTGGTCACGTGGATAACACTACGGTCTCTGGGGTTTTGGTTCTGCACACCTGGCCTTGACGCATGCATCAGATTTCTCACATGGCTTGTTAGCAGCATCAAAGCAAATGAGACACTCCACTTACGCTGGAGCTGTTGAGAAAATTGCCAATAGCCAACAGTGTTGCTAGGATACGTTTGAAGGTCTGGTTCTGGGCAAGTTGCTCCATACCGTGCTTCAAGTCGAAAAGGGGCTCAGCTATCTCCTATAGAACAGACCAGACGTGGGACCAGGGTTTAAGATTTGAATAATGAAAAAGATTATTACACCAAGTGTAAAATTCAGTCTGAATAGCATAAGCCTGTCTTCAGTCCTATTAGGAACTTTGATGTCCCAACATTTTTCATGCTTAACTGTTGATCCATAATAacgaaaaaaatgaataaacaaataaaaaagttaatgaTTTGTGGatggaagaataaaaaaaaatgatttgtgaGTGAAGCTCTTGAAGGAATATGtacatttaaactgtttaaaaaaaaaaaaagaaactaagtGGGAAAAACAAACCTTCTCCAAGCTCTCGTAGTTCAGCTTAAAAGCCCAGAGCTGCAGACGTGCTGTGAGGCCACTAATGGAGGACAGAGTAAGCAGAAACTGCTCTGCTGTACCCAGAGGCACATCAGGATTGGCCAGCTGAGCCTCCTGGATCCTCTGTTTCTCCTCCTCTGTAGGTATCATAGTCAGGATTTTctaaaaaaggtgtgtgtgttggggggggggggggtagaaaacaaaaaatgagaCCAAGAATACAGACAGACTGCTTAAACTGGTGTAGCAATTATAATCTAAAGAAAAAGTGCAGAACggctgccatcttgtggatagAAGTAGTAGTGCAGTACCTCAATACCCTCTTTGTTGATGGCAAATTCATCAAAATTGAGTATTGCTGATTTGATGACATGCACAGCAGGTAAAACGGTCATGCCGATGTTGATGGCGTTGCTTCTCTTTGGATCGAGAACAAGAATTGCAGGCTTCTTTACGTCAGGACTCTTCTGCAAAACGAAGAGTGTTCAAGATGTGAAACATGTCTCTGATCCATAAGGGTTACTAAAGtatccttttttccccccaattaCATACATTGGTAATGGAACCAGTACGGAcccaaaaaacatttaaaaaaaaaaaaaaaaaaaaaaaaaaaaaaaaacaccacatctACAAaccttaaaattaaaaatgggttttgttttgtataattCCGTTAAATTCCCACAAAAGTCTGTTACCTTAGCCATAGGAAGTTCCTTTGCCTTTGACTCAAACAAATGTTCCAGCTTATTGGTATCTATCGTGACCTTATCCAGCGATGCCCAGACAGTTCCCCGACCAAACTTGCATTTCCTGGGGCTCTCTGACTGCTTGAGTTCCTTCCAGAACAGCTTGACCGTCTTCCGTTTCTTGACAAACTCCGGATCTACAACTTGAgatggagaaggagaaaggggTCCACCCAGCATTCCAGGACCTGGAGGAGGTGGTGGCGGTGGAGGGGGGGCTGGTCCTCCGATCCCAGGgggtggaggaggtggtggaggaggggGAAATCCTAGTCctggaggtggaggaggtggtggaggtggaggagggagAGATCCTAGTCCTGGgggtggaggaggtggtggaggaaCACCATTGGTCATACTTGTGTCAAAAATATCAATGTCCAGTACATCAATATCCTCCTCTTCCAAAAGGTCAGAAAAGTCCAAGTCTTTAATGCGCAGTTCTTTGGAGCTGGGTTGCAAATGTTCCCATGCATCCTTGCTGTTCCTGGCAAGTGGAGTCATCATCGTCTTCTCAAGAGTCCGAGAGTGGGTCTCTGCATCGATGCTGTACTGTGGGCGCAACCGTTTGGTCTGCTCCTCCTGCTTGGTGCGAGCAGCATTGACACTACCCTCAAGCCCCTCCAGTTCTGCCCGCCTGGAGATATCCTCAACATGCTGGGAGGGGCGAGATCGCAGACTGGAGAGACGACCGGCAAGACTGGAGATACCAAGATTTTCCAGATTGCTGTGCTCCCCATTGGGGCTCTTCAGTAACCCAGAACTGCTGGGGGTGGAAGACTTTGAGTAAAGCATGTCCAGCATGATCTTCCTGTCATCAGAAAGAGTGCTTTGCTGATGCACACTTCCCCCTGCTGGCAGAAGGTGAGAAGAGAGAAGTCAGATGAGACTTATGAAATCTTATCTAAAATTTCTCAGCTCAGTAATGATTTAGAATTAGATCCTGTTAAGAAGCTTTACAGCCCATTAGTCCCTCTGGTTTTCCggtcctctttaaaaaaaaaaaaatcatggataAATTAAGCTGTTAATTTAATAGTCAAATTGCAGAATAGTAGATTTGTGAATGTACTAATCAATCCAGACAAATCAAAATCCAACACCTCTGGTATGAATAATTGTATACATAAAGAGACACCACCTTCATTATACTATAGATTTGTCATTTCCGTAACCCATCACTcgggtaaaaataaataaataaataaataaataaataataaataaagcaaaagcaTCAACACAAGCTCTATTTTGCTACAAGCTACAATATTAACACCTCAATGAGAAGTCTAACGTTATTCCCCTCTCCTGCTGTCTGTATCACAGCTAAAGCCAGAAAGGAAACCGGAAAAAATGATCCCAATCTCTGTCCCCACCTTCAAATGGTTTACATATCTCTCGGGTAATGTTTGTACCCCGGAGGTTACTTTGTTTGTGCTGGGCTTGTACTTTTAGACCACCAGGCAGAGATATGGAGTCAGCCTGTAGtttttttaaagtaagttaAAGAAAGATCAAAAGCTCAGCCAGAAGAGGAAAGGGTGGATAGTACGTTTCCCAACTCTAAAGTCAATCTAAGATGCCAGGGTCAAAATTCTGTCACAGTCCTTGAAAGCAAACTACATACTTAACACAAGATCTGCTAATAAAACCAGTagaagaaggggagagagagggagagagagagagagagagagaaagaaagaaagaacaggaagTGTTGAAGTTGAGGAAAACATGACGATTGTCTTCCCATTAGTGAGCCAGATATTGTTGCTCAActcgtataaaaaaaaatctcgaCTAGATCCAGCGTGATCACTTTACTGATACTttgaataacattttatattttaatacaagACATCAAGAGCTGCATCAGCAGATATTTACCATTTAATACTGGGTCTGAATATCCCCCTAATTCCTGAAACAGTGCACACGTAGTGAAAGGAAATGTGACATCATGGTGATATAAAAGGTCCATAATTCATTAAACacaatattgttttaaaaataaagcaagtCGTTTTCTGTCTCAGGTAATCGAAGATGAATTATTACCGTTACCATAGCGCCAACGGTCTCATCACCagtcctgtggaaaactcaaAGACTCTCCCTAATACAGTGACTGGAATATTTGTAAGTTTTACATGGGATAATCTTGGAACACTGCCGTATTTAGTCTATATAGAGAAATAAATTAGATAAGGAGataatgtgagagagagagagagagagagagaaagagagagggagaaagagagagagcgctagCTTGCCTGGTTCATAATGATGGGCTGTTTGTGGTTCTACCGGCTGCTCCAGGGTGCTCTGGATGATGTGGCTATTGCTCGAGTTTCCCCCTGGAGATTGGGGCTCATGAACTTTCCTCTGATCTGtccctaccacacacacacacacacgcacacacacacacacacacacacacacacacacacacacacacacacacacacacacacacacacaaacacacacaaacatttagcacacagtaaatatacaaaatacatcTGATAAAGTAGGCCATTAAAACACAGATATAGCTTGTGAATTTTTTCCTATTTACTGCACAAAAGCTAGATAGGAgaccacacacaaatacacacaaaaagttACATAATTCAGTGAAGCAAGTGTTCTGGCCAACATGCATCATTTTATTCACACCATCTCAAAACATCCTTTCTAGTCTTTTCAGCCTCTTACTGCAGCCAAACACCTTTCACACCCTGAGCGTGTTTGTGTCTGCTTTTTTGGACCCCCAAATTCTTTAATTCAGACTTTGGCCAGAACAGAAAGGATGTCTTTATAAAGCGGCGATCACTGATGTCGAGCTGAATGTGCCTCCCATGGGAAACTCGAGTCTTTtcttacaaatataaaaaaatatataaataggccccatacaaatgcacaccacagaCCCGTCTCCCCGATCTGAAATAAGCTCTGCCCCGACAACGGCAGAGTTTGAGAAAGAAAGGGCACACTATAGTACACCAGACAGTTTGTTCAGCCAACAAGAGGACAAGAATGATGTATTGCTCAACTGCTTATGCTCAACATTTATTCAAGGTCAAGCAGTTGGTCCTTATTAACTCGAACGTGAAAGTTTCATCCTTACGTGCATACTGAACGATGGTGCTTAACTACACGTAATTAAGCTTCACTATATTCCAAAGCTCAACCATCCTACCAATTTAGTCATTTCAAACAAAGTCTGGCAATACGTACCATCGTTTGTGTAACAGGcagtattaaatattacagcGGTCTCAATCATGAAATCTTTTATCACGCAAACAACAGAATCCTCTGATCTTCAAGGTGCCTTCCTTTCCACCACATTGCCTGAAGTAGTATGTTATCCAGTAGATTCtgtgctttaaataaaatgacgaTCACTGCAGGAGGCTGATTATATAAACATCACCGACTCACAGTCTGCGATCAGCCAATCGCAGTGAAGCGCCTGCTGACTTGCCATTGACTCAGTGCTAACAGTCAGCTATGAATCCTCACTCAGAGtctagaaatgtttaaaatcttgacacacacaatagtaatgtggcaatgtttttaaatatatctattaaTTAAGTCTGTTTTTTATATCTGTCGACTGGAAAGTGTTTACTTTCCGCTAAACGATGTGGTTTTCAGCATCAACACCTGCTCATGGACCTGCTTAGGATTATACAGGCATCAAAATTAGCAAATTTATTTTTGCCTACTCTACTGTAAGGACCGGTAGTGGTCAGGGGAGAAAAATGTGCATCGTTGTTatcataagaaaaaaatgcaccCACATTtactttgtatttaaaattaacCCATTAAGTCGAGTATGTATGCAAGATGGACTTCACAGATAGGAGCAATGGCTACGCTAGTCAGTGTAGATTAGCTTGCGGGAAgataaagaggaaaagaaataatgagTTAACTGGGATTCGATGTCACCTTCTGATGTTGGCTGCACTTCTTCAGCAGAGTGACCGTAGATGTCAGAGTCAGCAGAAGAACCTTCCACCAGAGTCAGGACATCTTTACTGTTCCTCTTCTGCCACTCCCTCACTTCCAGACGGCGTAAAAACTGGTCTCTACAAATATACATGTGGTAAATAGAAACTACAAGGTTACAAAGCCAATATTGTAAAAACAAAGACCAAGTACTGAAGAGCAGCCAGAAAATTTTTTAGAAGTAGAATTTTAACAGAGAGATTATAACATTAGAGAAAGAACTGGAATTTCTGTGCACAAAGAAACAATGCTAGTTAAACTAAGCTGAACTGGCTTAGAAACAAAATGGAAAGCATATCCTTCATTTCAGCCTGCTATTAAAAGACTTCTGGATGTTCTTTCCACTGTGACTAACCACAAAATAGCTACTGTAGTATCCCAGATCTGCTGAAAATACATGTACATAAAGTATAACTCgtttataaacacatttattacaataaaaaaaatcttgggtaaaaaaaaatcaataaaaaaaaaatcagtctatAAATTTGGTAAGTAACAAAAACATgcaatcagtaaaaaaaattagttaaaaaacagaaaaaatcatTCCATTAGATTAAACAAGACAAATTTTACGGTAAGTAAAAATGACAGATACTGACAACACAACCAACCacagtgccacacacacacacacacacacacagacagccaccGCCTGAAAACACGACATCAATCAAATAACAGCCACCTGATGTGCAAAACACCTGCAGTGATCAAGCAACCACCCTTAAACACTGATTCAGCACCAGGCACCTCACCCCAAACCTGGCCTTAGATCAGCATAAAGAGCAGtttccatcaccatcaccatcaccaccaccaccaccaccacacctcACCGTAAGGATCGGCCTGTAGTTTACTTACGCATACTTCCTGAGTACGGGACGGTCCTTGCTCACAATATCCTCCACACTGGAGAGAGACATCACAGTTTACGTGAAGAAGAGACTGATTATCTAAAAGACTGCACCCAAGTTACTGTTTATTGGATACACTGAACATATCCACGGTGTTCATTTCACAATCCCATAATAAATGTGTAACCTAAAGCAGCACACAGCAAAAtaaggaaaatacaggaaagcCAATTATAACAGACCTGCTGCTGCATCCAATCAGTTGAAATCTTTATTCTAACTATTTACTGAAAGAGCTTTAGACTTTGTTGCTCAGACCAGAGatgcttaaaaaaatcaataagtTAAAAGACGACTGGACAAAGAAGTATGTATTTATTCTCTGCTTCAGAACAGGTATGTAAACTGTTCAGACTGTGGCTCTAGTCAAAAGTGTTAACATCAGCCAAGATAGTTATTTATACCATCTTTTCCATGAAAAGAATTTTTACGTATTTGAACCTCACAAATTTTAGCTGAAAGTCCAGGGTCTTAAGGATGTACTTAATTTATTACCGCTTCTCCTCCTGAACTAATAGGAGACGGAGAAGAGGCGCTGCTTCTTCCTGGTTATCGAGAAATTCCACTCGGTTCATCCTTTGCCGCGTTCTTTCCTCAATCCTCTCGGTAATGATAAATTATAGCAGTTTCACAATTCCGTTAGTTCGTAAGCATACCAGACAACCTGAATCATTTTGGTACAATGGATTTATCATAACGGTTTCAAAAGGAGTCTATTCTGACtatacagtggaaaaaaataaccTTTTCACACATCCATTACAAGGAAGATCAATGGAATGAAGATGAGACAAGATGCAAACCGGAACGTGAAAGTGATCAGACGGTTCTCGGAAAAGACGTGCACAGGACACAGATGAAAGTGTCATCCTTTTGATAAATAGTGAAATGTTATTACTATACGTCGTCTGACTAACTAACAGAACACACGCAGCTAATACACCCCTAACCCCCCAACCCCGCTTCCAGAAATGACTCATGGTTTAGACTGGTAGCAACTGAAGGCTACATTCTTTGGCCATGCAGCAGCTACTCACCAAACAGCGTCTGCCTCTTGCAGGCTGAGAAAAAGAttgaataaagagaaagaaggaaggaggaagggagagagggaggaaggatTTTGGAAGCCACAGTAGTGAGGAGAAAGATTAGGAACCGAGCCAAACATTATGGATATAGAGGCAGAgaaggaaacagacacagacatttaGCAGAAACAAAGTGAAAGGAATCAAGAAAGAATACAGAGAAGATACACAGATACTGTGTTTatggaagaaataaataaaaggagaaTGAAATGCCAAATAGTCTTAATGAGTCACAGATCCAAATGAGCCTGGCTTTTACAGTAATATTAgacattaattataattattctgtaactaaacaaaacaaaaaaaaaacaactgttcAGCTAAGGAAAGTAACCAcaacataatatttttaatcacaATACTCATAATAATTCTGCCCTATTTAGTGATGTCTTGTACAATTAGACACACTGGTATCAATAATCATTATTTTTAGAACAGCTTCTGACAAAATATTCAACAATATCCTTAAGCATTATATCTTCAATCAAAGCAAATTTCTACTGAAATCTTAACTCATTTGTTCCACATACGTTACTAATCCCTGAGTAAATTCTACAAGCGCATCTTAATGCCTAATTGTTTTCTTCCGCTCATTCACAGTCAAATTCTGCCATGTTATGCACGTCTTCGATTGAGTaagagataaaagaaagaaaatatactCACTTAAGCCGTCCTCTTCCCTCAGTGTTGCTCTGCTCTTTCTGTGCTGTCTGGTTCTCCGAAGGAGGCGAGTCTCTGGGAGACACGCTGAGGCTGgatggggaagaaaaaaaaaacataacaaaactcTGAAAAATCCGATCACAGCCAAGACAACGGAGACAGTCTGAATCTCACATCTCCAAACACTTCTGTTTCTATAaaaggtccacacacacacacacacacacacgtgtatataaaacaagtgaataaaatggacacatttaattaaaactgaACTTAACCTGTAGCATTTCTCATTAATAATCTGTAAATGTTCCAACAAGAAATGCAaggtgtttaaaaataatataaaataaaatcaaaaagacAGTTTTAAaggcaaattttaaatttaaaagtaTGCCTTAATAAGTATATGGGTTGAATTAATCAAAATTTAAACCCtgtttaaaataatcaaaattgtatgtaaagcacttttaatCCTGATTTGGGAAAGCTATAGCTATTTCCtgatttttaacataaaaaatataaccagAAAGAATCAGAATTAACCTCAGGACAGTGCTTTAATCAGATTAATATTTCAATATCTGCTATAATGTACTGAAATATTAATCTGATTAAAGCACTAATGAACTGGTGATAAAATAATCtcaaaataaacagtttaaagCTCATGATGGcttgaaatattttcatttaatccCTGTTTATAGAAACCATTATTAAACTTTATGTAAGACTCGTCATAGAACAGTGTCCTATTCTTGCTCCCAGTTTGTCTCTCTTTCCAGAAAAATCTAGAAAGTCCCAGCAATGTTACTGTCAGCTTCTGTGACTCAACATCCATCAGAAAAAAGTTGACTGAGTCGGTGACAAGTTCTTGGTTGATTTTCAGGAATGGAGGAGTGTTGTAAATGCAGGAACGTTCTCCTTTTGAGAACACaattttaattctatataaattaatataatatatatattttttatgatctGTCAATCgaacatttcattttgattacaattccttgtttattttgtgcaaTCTTTTTGACGATGCATATTCTGGGTGTCTTAATATTACTAAAGTCTAAATTCTAGTATTATTTCGAACACTTGGATGACCGTCTTCTTGGTTAGATAATAGGATGATAGACTACCAAATTCCTGGTTGCTCTTGATTTACTACATCCCCCAATGCAACTGTTGCAACACTGAAAAACCCTAGCTCAGATTGCAAACAGGATATCCAAGTCTGATCTCATCCAAGTTCATCCATCAGTGAGAACCACACTGAACAAGAGGGTGGGATGTTCTTTACTCATGAATAAGTAAAATTATTTCCaggaattttacatttatggcatttggcagacaccttatacagagtgatttacagatttatacagctgagcaattgagggctaagggctttgctcaagggcccagcagtgggcgCTTGGCTGAATTGGGATTCGAActcaaccttccgatcagtggtccaacaccGTAACCACTAAGCTAATTAGTATATTTAATAgtatttgatcttttttttaaactattcatttttttttaaagaaagctatttatttatgctAGCGATATGTTTACTTGTACtccaaaatgaataataaagcaGGTTTAGTCTGCCTTAAAATCTTTTAGTCTTCTCAGTGCATCCTTCTACAACAAAATAATAGATCAAAAacagtgtattaaaaaaaagaatatattctACACAGACGGTAAACTGTATTTTGCAATATTGAGATGACTGCACAGAAGATTGAAGCTGATAAACAATATTAATTCTTCTATGTTGCATACTAATTTAAGGAACCGTATTAGtacacaatttttatttttttttaaacaccaggTGAATCTACAACCATGCAGAGTTTTAATTTAAGCCCATAGCCACATATCCACCTAAAGGTTTAACTGTTTCTTGGGGTTAAACTTCCACAGGAAATCAGGACATTAAAAGACCCTTGCTTGTTAAAAAAGTGGTTAAAAAGCACCATGATTTGTGGTGACATTTGTTAGTTcaaggaccaaaaaaaaaagattagctGAAAGTAAAAGTTATTCCTTACAGCTATTCTGATCAGCAGAAGGAGTAACTTGTACCAAAGAGATGAGAAGCTGGTGAGTTATACAGACCTCTTTAGGGGAGTGGAGGTCTCCTTTGTTACGGACCCCGCTTTTTTTAACCTCCGCCTAGAAATCCCCATATGAGCCAGGTATTGACCAATGAAATTGCGCCCCCTGCTGAATGGAGCAGGAGGTGAGACACaaagtgagagtgtgagagagagagagagagagagagagagacagagagagagagagagagagagagagagcggtggAATAGTGATGTCTGGTTACATGAGTAAAGCAGCGGATTAAAACAAGTACAAAGAAGCCCACAACACTAGCAAGACTGACACCAAAACACCAGAGTGTGCAACCAGGAGCAGAAAATTCAAAGAAAAGTGTATTTTCCCCCTGCTACCATGCCTGTCTCAACAGTAAAGAAAAGCATGATGGCATGATGGAACTTCTTTATGAGAAGTTCTCTATAATGGTGAAAACGCTTACTttaacaacaaaatattaagtttgtGATATGCTCCAGCAGGCTGAAATCATGATACATTAAATACCCATAGCTTTACTAAGAGAATATGGCTTTCCAAATAAAACATTAGCTTTCCACAAATAGGTAGTGACTGTCAGCTGAATAAAATGTCTCGCTGTGGCCAGGAGCTATACTTGGAAAGACACATAGCAATTTGGTTACACGTGGAGGAGCTGAGCAGGCAAAGAGCATCTGGTGTATGTGGTAAACTCTCAAATTCTCTTTTTCTTACAgtaggagta
Encoded proteins:
- the fhod1 gene encoding FH1/FH2 domain-containing protein 1 isoform X1, which translates into the protein MAIITCRVQYLDDTDPFVCVNFPEPRRPPQYELNELVPLNLQIAGVQKHLQAPLKLEECTLQVASNGNYLDLETSLSEQKDELEQFYDDLAIGKKPILILRTQLSVRVHAILEKLYNSQGPELRRSLFSLKQLFQDDKDLVPEFVNSDGLSCFIKVGGEADHNYQNYILRALSQIMLFVDGMNGVINHNETVQWLYTLCGSLSRLVVKTALKLLIVFVEYTESNSPLLIQAVNTVDSRRGVKPWSYLVDVLEERNGSDTELLVFTMSLINKTLAALPDQDSFYDMTDCLEHQGIERIMQKHLKGKIIDPDLKQQFTIYENALKHEDDDLDESSFPTRKERRKATNGEQEGRRSRRSSAQNLQDVPIASPLPASAVSPFSPTTGRSCNTSPVPSPISHDPVSNSSSESESSSNSPHCSSPVVPSVIVNESPANDVRGRNFIGQYLAHMGISRRRLKKAGSVTKETSTPLKSLSVSPRDSPPSENQTAQKEQSNTEGRGRLNLQEADAVCVEDIVSKDRPVLRKYADQFLRRLEVREWQKRNSKDVLTLVEGSSADSDIYGHSAEEVQPTSEGTDQRKVHEPQSPGGNSSNSHIIQSTLEQPVEPQTAHHYEPAGGSVHQQSTLSDDRKIMLDMLYSKSSTPSSSGLLKSPNGEHSNLENLGISSLAGRLSSLRSRPSQHVEDISRRAELEGLEGSVNAARTKQEEQTKRLRPQYSIDAETHSRTLEKTMMTPLARNSKDAWEHLQPSSKELRIKDLDFSDLLEEEDIDVLDIDIFDTSMTNGVPPPPPPPPGLGSLPPPPPPPPPPPGLGFPPPPPPPPPPGIGGPAPPPPPPPPPGPGMLGGPLSPSPSQVVDPEFVKKRKTVKLFWKELKQSESPRKCKFGRGTVWASLDKVTIDTNKLEHLFESKAKELPMAKKSPDVKKPAILVLDPKRSNAINIGMTVLPAVHVIKSAILNFDEFAINKEGIEKILTMIPTEEEKQRIQEAQLANPDVPLGTAEQFLLTLSSISGLTARLQLWAFKLNYESLEKEIAEPLFDLKHGMEQLAQNQTFKRILATLLAIGNFLNSSSVKGFELSYLEKVTEVKDTVHRQSLLHHCCNFVVEKFPDTSDVYSEISAITRSAKVDFEQLSDNLVQLERKCKMSWDNLKIMAKHETKSQQKSKMTEFLKDCTERIIILKVVHRRIINRFHSFLLYLGQPSYTVRDIKITHFCKIISEFALEYRTTRERVLTHKRKRAAHRERTKTRGMLITETEKFSGAVPSITQESPSPVSMATEVEPAQEEHENMKNLLIASDGRCNLRRSRAVRKLVTAGSDIPPISLNQDSNDEGEPVQTLEMQELCDEGFGGVVPSPMSTGKEDGASSQDDATDEIMDRLVKSVTQNPTERQSSPKTRKRSRLNRKSLRRTLKSGLNLEVVQALSLR
- the fhod1 gene encoding FH1/FH2 domain-containing protein 1 isoform X11; its protein translation is MAIITCRVQYLDDTDPFVCVNFPEPRRPPQYELNELVPLNLQIAGVQKHLQAPLKLEECTLQVASNGNYLDLETSLSEQKDELEQFYDDLAIGKKPILILRTQLSVRVHAILEKLYNSQGPELRRSLFSLKQLFQDDKDLVPEFVNSDGLSCFIKVGGEADHNYQNYILRALSQIMLFVDGMNGVINHNETVQWLYTLCGSLSRLVVKTALKLLIVFVEYTESNSPLLIQAVNTVDSRRGVKPWSYLVDVLEERNGSDTELLVFTMSLINKTLAALPDQDSFYDMTDCLEHQGIERIMQKHLKGKIIDPDLKQQFTIYENALKHEDDDLDESSFPTRKERRKATNGEQEGRRSRRSSAQNLQDVPIASPLPASAVSPFSPTTGRSCNTSPVPSPISHDPVSNSSSESESSSNSPHCSSPVVPSVIVNESPANDVLSVSPRDSPPSENQTAQKEQSNTEGRGRLNLQEADAVCVEDIVSKDRPVLRKYADQFLRRLEVREWQKRNSKDVLTLVEGSSADSDIYGHSAEEVQPTSEGTDQRKVHEPQSPGGNSSNSHIIQSTLEQPVEPQTAHHYEPAGGSVHQQSTLSDDRKIMLDMLYSKSSTPSSSGLLKSPNGEHSNLENLGISSLAGRLSSLRSRPSQHVEDISRRAELEGLEGSVNAARTKQEEQTKRLRPQYSIDAETHSRTLEKTMMTPLARNSKDAWEHLQPSSKELRIKDLDFSDLLEEEDIDVLDIDIFDTSMTNGVPPPPPPPPGLGSLPPPPPPPPPPPGLGFPPPPPPPPPPGIGGPAPPPPPPPPPGPGMLGGPLSPSPSQVVDPEFVKKRKTVKLFWKELKQSESPRKCKFGRGTVWASLDKVTIDTNKLEHLFESKAKELPMAKKSPDVKKPAILVLDPKRSNAINIGMTVLPAVHVIKSAILNFDEFAINKEGIEKILTMIPTEEEKQRIQEAQLANPDVPLGTAEQFLLTLSSISGLTARLQLWAFKLNYESLEKEIAEPLFDLKHGMEQLAQNQTFKRILATLLAIGNFLNSSSVKGFELSYLEKVTEVKDTVHRQSLLHHCCNFVVEKFPDTSDVYSEISAITRSAKVDFEQLSDNLVQLERKCKMSWDNLKIMAKHETKSQQKSKMTEFLKDCTERIIILKVVHRRIINRFHSFLLYLGQPSYTVRDIKITHFCKIISEFALEYRTTRERVLTHKRKRAAHRERTKTRGMLITETEKFSGAVPSITQESPSPVSMATEVEPAQEEHENMKNLLIASDGRCNLRRSRAVRKLVTAGSDIPPISLNQDSNDEGEPVQTLEMQELCDEGFGGVVPSPMSTGKEDGASSQDDATDEIMDRLVKSVTQNPTERQSSPKTRKRSRLNRKSLRRTLKSGLNLEVVQALSLR